In one Cyprinus carpio isolate SPL01 chromosome B2, ASM1834038v1, whole genome shotgun sequence genomic region, the following are encoded:
- the si:ch211-119o8.4 gene encoding somatostatin receptor type 3 isoform X1, which translates to MGFKLCLEHVPVIASVSNRDWLISTQSIMPAIVNLLFNTVSTNTTISFSLVLPLVSILSLLVGVGGHLLMWLVLMRNPRRRSKPSSVLLLNLSFADLCALLTLPCVLLSASSQNWQLGGGVCVLLSFMTSLTAGVDIFSLAALSVLRYRIVAPSTRPPATPTQVAGTVAVIWLVSIAMALPKVTYIQFDSGCTWSVGRGHWLGFLVPAFLVYYVAPLLCIALHCGLIITHLYRCRGTLAADHRNKKATALLIGSTLVFAISWLPYYVLEFVNVLSPSLNSVSSPESPASSSTAPSPASSTEVSLLWEVASLSAILLICLAPCWNPPLYFLLSKPALRQLRGLLPIMHQHWRAATFLQHIVPKHAPTQPHSQPGSQHVPQNILEVTHPQ; encoded by the exons ATGGGCTTTAAATTGTGCTTGGAACATGTTCCTGTCATTGCCTCTGTGAGTAATCG AGATTGGCTGATTTCTACACAATCCATCATGCCTGCCATTGTAAACCTGCTCTTCAACACGGTCTCCACCAACACCACCATCTCCTTTTCTCTAGTGCTGCCTCTGGTCAGCATCCTCTCCCTGCTGGTAGGGGTCGGAGGTCACCTGCTCATGTGGTTGGTGTTGATGCGTAACCCACGGCGTCGTTCAAAGCCCAGCTCGGTCCTCCTGTTAAACCTAAGTTTTGCTGATCTGTGTGCTCTACTCACCCTGCCCTGTGTGCTACTAAGCGCTAGCTCTCAGAACTGGCAGCTGGGAGGAGGCGTTTGTGTGTTGTTGAGCTTCATGACCTCCCTGACCGCTGGAGTGGACATCTTCAGCCTGGCTGCTCTCTCTGTGCTGCGTTATCGAATAGTGGCTCCCTCGACACGACCCCCGGCCACCCCCACGCAGGT AGCTGGCACTGTTGCTGTTATCTGGCTGGTTTCCATTGCCATGGCCCTACCTAAAGTCACGTACATCCAGTTTGACAGTGGCTGCACGTGGTCGGTGGGCCGCGGTCACTGGCTGGGCTTCCTCGTTCCTGCATTTCTGGTGTATTACGTGGCTCCTCTACTCTGCATCGCCCTGCATTGCGGGCTCATCATCACACACCTGTACCGCTGCCGGGGCACTCTAGCCGCAGACCACCGCAATAAAAAAGCCACAGCCCTTCTCATCGGCTCCACGCTGGTGTTCGCCATCAGCTGGCTGCCTTATTACGTGCTAGAGTTTGTCAATGTTTTATCACCGTCCCTTAATTCCGTCAGCTCACCCGAAAGCCCCGCCTCCAGCTCCACCGCCCCATCGCCGGCGTCAAGTACAGAGGTGTCTCTGCTGTGGGAGGTGGCCTCGCTGTCTGCCATTCTTCTGATTTGTCTGGCACCTTGCTGGAACCCGCCACTCTACTTCCTGCTATCTAAGCCAGCCCTGAGGCAACTGAGAGGGCTGCTACCCATCATGCACCAACACTGGAGAGCTGCTACCTTCCTACAGCACATAGTGCCAAAACACGCTCCCACACAGCCCCACTCACAGCCTGGGTCTCAACACGTTCCTCAGAACATACTAGAAGTAACGCACCCACAATGA
- the si:ch211-119o8.4 gene encoding somatostatin receptor type 3 isoform X3, translating into MPAIVNLLFNTVSTNTTISFSLVLPLVSILSLLVGVGGHLLMWLVLMRNPRRRSKPSSVLLLNLSFADLCALLTLPCVLLSASSQNWQLGGGVCVLLSFMTSLTAGVDIFSLAALSVLRYRIVAPSTRPPATPTQVAGTVAVIWLVSIAMALPKVTYIQFDSGCTWSVGRGHWLGFLVPAFLVYYVAPLLCIALHCGLIITHLYRCRGTLAADHRNKKATALLIGSTLVFAISWLPYYVLEFVNVLSPSLNSVSSPESPASSSTAPSPASSTEVSLLWEVASLSAILLICLAPCWNPPLYFLLSKPALRQLRGLLPIMHQHWRAATFLQHIVPKHAPTQPHSQPGSQHVPQNILEVTHPQ; encoded by the exons ATGCCTGCCATTGTAAACCTGCTCTTCAACACGGTCTCCACCAACACCACCATCTCCTTTTCTCTAGTGCTGCCTCTGGTCAGCATCCTCTCCCTGCTGGTAGGGGTCGGAGGTCACCTGCTCATGTGGTTGGTGTTGATGCGTAACCCACGGCGTCGTTCAAAGCCCAGCTCGGTCCTCCTGTTAAACCTAAGTTTTGCTGATCTGTGTGCTCTACTCACCCTGCCCTGTGTGCTACTAAGCGCTAGCTCTCAGAACTGGCAGCTGGGAGGAGGCGTTTGTGTGTTGTTGAGCTTCATGACCTCCCTGACCGCTGGAGTGGACATCTTCAGCCTGGCTGCTCTCTCTGTGCTGCGTTATCGAATAGTGGCTCCCTCGACACGACCCCCGGCCACCCCCACGCAGGT AGCTGGCACTGTTGCTGTTATCTGGCTGGTTTCCATTGCCATGGCCCTACCTAAAGTCACGTACATCCAGTTTGACAGTGGCTGCACGTGGTCGGTGGGCCGCGGTCACTGGCTGGGCTTCCTCGTTCCTGCATTTCTGGTGTATTACGTGGCTCCTCTACTCTGCATCGCCCTGCATTGCGGGCTCATCATCACACACCTGTACCGCTGCCGGGGCACTCTAGCCGCAGACCACCGCAATAAAAAAGCCACAGCCCTTCTCATCGGCTCCACGCTGGTGTTCGCCATCAGCTGGCTGCCTTATTACGTGCTAGAGTTTGTCAATGTTTTATCACCGTCCCTTAATTCCGTCAGCTCACCCGAAAGCCCCGCCTCCAGCTCCACCGCCCCATCGCCGGCGTCAAGTACAGAGGTGTCTCTGCTGTGGGAGGTGGCCTCGCTGTCTGCCATTCTTCTGATTTGTCTGGCACCTTGCTGGAACCCGCCACTCTACTTCCTGCTATCTAAGCCAGCCCTGAGGCAACTGAGAGGGCTGCTACCCATCATGCACCAACACTGGAGAGCTGCTACCTTCCTACAGCACATAGTGCCAAAACACGCTCCCACACAGCCCCACTCACAGCCTGGGTCTCAACACGTTCCTCAGAACATACTAGAAGTAACGCACCCACAATGA
- the si:ch211-119o8.4 gene encoding somatostatin receptor type 3 isoform X2 produces the protein MFLSLPLDWLISTQSIMPAIVNLLFNTVSTNTTISFSLVLPLVSILSLLVGVGGHLLMWLVLMRNPRRRSKPSSVLLLNLSFADLCALLTLPCVLLSASSQNWQLGGGVCVLLSFMTSLTAGVDIFSLAALSVLRYRIVAPSTRPPATPTQVAGTVAVIWLVSIAMALPKVTYIQFDSGCTWSVGRGHWLGFLVPAFLVYYVAPLLCIALHCGLIITHLYRCRGTLAADHRNKKATALLIGSTLVFAISWLPYYVLEFVNVLSPSLNSVSSPESPASSSTAPSPASSTEVSLLWEVASLSAILLICLAPCWNPPLYFLLSKPALRQLRGLLPIMHQHWRAATFLQHIVPKHAPTQPHSQPGSQHVPQNILEVTHPQ, from the exons ATGTTCCTGTCATTGCCTCT AGATTGGCTGATTTCTACACAATCCATCATGCCTGCCATTGTAAACCTGCTCTTCAACACGGTCTCCACCAACACCACCATCTCCTTTTCTCTAGTGCTGCCTCTGGTCAGCATCCTCTCCCTGCTGGTAGGGGTCGGAGGTCACCTGCTCATGTGGTTGGTGTTGATGCGTAACCCACGGCGTCGTTCAAAGCCCAGCTCGGTCCTCCTGTTAAACCTAAGTTTTGCTGATCTGTGTGCTCTACTCACCCTGCCCTGTGTGCTACTAAGCGCTAGCTCTCAGAACTGGCAGCTGGGAGGAGGCGTTTGTGTGTTGTTGAGCTTCATGACCTCCCTGACCGCTGGAGTGGACATCTTCAGCCTGGCTGCTCTCTCTGTGCTGCGTTATCGAATAGTGGCTCCCTCGACACGACCCCCGGCCACCCCCACGCAGGT AGCTGGCACTGTTGCTGTTATCTGGCTGGTTTCCATTGCCATGGCCCTACCTAAAGTCACGTACATCCAGTTTGACAGTGGCTGCACGTGGTCGGTGGGCCGCGGTCACTGGCTGGGCTTCCTCGTTCCTGCATTTCTGGTGTATTACGTGGCTCCTCTACTCTGCATCGCCCTGCATTGCGGGCTCATCATCACACACCTGTACCGCTGCCGGGGCACTCTAGCCGCAGACCACCGCAATAAAAAAGCCACAGCCCTTCTCATCGGCTCCACGCTGGTGTTCGCCATCAGCTGGCTGCCTTATTACGTGCTAGAGTTTGTCAATGTTTTATCACCGTCCCTTAATTCCGTCAGCTCACCCGAAAGCCCCGCCTCCAGCTCCACCGCCCCATCGCCGGCGTCAAGTACAGAGGTGTCTCTGCTGTGGGAGGTGGCCTCGCTGTCTGCCATTCTTCTGATTTGTCTGGCACCTTGCTGGAACCCGCCACTCTACTTCCTGCTATCTAAGCCAGCCCTGAGGCAACTGAGAGGGCTGCTACCCATCATGCACCAACACTGGAGAGCTGCTACCTTCCTACAGCACATAGTGCCAAAACACGCTCCCACACAGCCCCACTCACAGCCTGGGTCTCAACACGTTCCTCAGAACATACTAGAAGTAACGCACCCACAATGA